In the genome of Opitutia bacterium KCR 482, one region contains:
- the tkt gene encoding transketolase: protein MTNNNEILQKAANEARGLAIDAINACSSGHLGLPLGCAEIGAVLFGEILKIDPKNPSWLNRDKFVLSAGHGSMFLYSWLHISGYELSVEDIKNFRQKGSKTPGHPEFGETVGVEATSGPLGQGVANAVGMAISEKMAAATFNTPDFKVFDHKIWCLAGDGCMQEGISAEAAAIAGVQKLGNLVLMYDSNDVTLDAMADKTMAEDTAMRFESYGWEVSKCDGHDIDAIRRALTAARDSQSDKPKLVIFKTTIAKGIPEVENSAKGHGEGGAKFADAARKGLGLPEQKFFVSDATYKFFDEAAKRRAETRKQWQESFVEWQRENPDLADKLDKCLNKKTNRPSAEELLKLVPEFPSEDRSATRASGGKAMNDLAKALPYMTTGAADLYGSTKNYLKDMGDFSPENRAGRNIWFGIREHAMGAISNGIAYCGIFEPSCATFLTFAGYMLGSIRVSALSRLPMQYVFTHDSIGVGMDGPTHQPVEMVSILRCIPRLDVIRPADSEECAAAWAAAISRNDGPTALILSRQNLPLQTSISAQTKRLGTLKGAYVAKKENGDLKKIIIATGSELQWAMKAGEAENGTRVVSMPSMEIFERQSDAYKNEVLPASCKNRIAIEAGISQPWYKYAAKVVGTDDFGFSADAPYLFEAFGISEKPLLG, encoded by the coding sequence ATGACAAACAACAACGAAATACTCCAAAAAGCCGCAAACGAAGCGCGCGGACTCGCAATAGACGCAATCAACGCATGCTCGTCGGGGCACTTGGGTCTGCCGCTCGGCTGCGCGGAAATCGGCGCGGTGCTTTTCGGGGAAATACTCAAAATCGACCCCAAGAACCCCTCGTGGCTCAACCGCGACAAATTCGTGCTCAGCGCGGGGCACGGCAGCATGTTCCTGTACTCGTGGCTGCACATTTCGGGATACGAACTCTCCGTCGAAGACATCAAAAACTTCCGCCAAAAAGGCTCGAAGACCCCCGGACACCCCGAATTCGGCGAAACGGTCGGGGTTGAAGCCACAAGCGGCCCGCTCGGACAGGGCGTGGCAAACGCGGTCGGCATGGCGATTTCCGAAAAAATGGCGGCGGCAACCTTCAACACGCCCGACTTCAAAGTGTTCGACCACAAAATCTGGTGCCTTGCGGGCGACGGCTGCATGCAGGAGGGAATCTCGGCGGAAGCGGCGGCAATAGCGGGCGTGCAGAAGCTCGGCAACCTCGTGCTCATGTACGACTCAAACGACGTAACGCTCGACGCCATGGCGGATAAAACCATGGCGGAAGACACCGCAATGCGCTTCGAATCCTACGGCTGGGAAGTCTCCAAGTGCGACGGGCACGACATCGACGCAATCCGCCGCGCCCTCACCGCCGCGAGAGACTCGCAGTCCGACAAGCCCAAGCTCGTAATCTTCAAAACGACAATCGCAAAGGGAATCCCCGAAGTCGAAAACTCAGCAAAGGGGCACGGCGAGGGCGGCGCAAAGTTCGCCGACGCCGCAAGAAAGGGGCTGGGACTGCCCGAACAAAAATTCTTCGTAAGCGACGCCACCTACAAATTCTTCGACGAAGCCGCAAAACGCCGCGCCGAAACGCGCAAACAGTGGCAAGAATCGTTCGTCGAATGGCAGAGGGAAAACCCCGACCTTGCCGACAAGCTCGACAAGTGCCTGAATAAAAAGACGAACCGCCCCTCGGCGGAGGAGCTTCTCAAACTCGTTCCCGAATTTCCCTCCGAAGACAGGAGCGCGACGCGCGCTTCGGGCGGCAAAGCAATGAACGACCTCGCCAAAGCCCTGCCCTACATGACAACGGGCGCGGCGGACCTCTACGGCTCGACGAAAAACTACCTTAAAGACATGGGCGACTTCTCGCCCGAAAACCGCGCGGGACGCAACATCTGGTTCGGAATCCGCGAACACGCAATGGGCGCAATCTCAAACGGCATAGCCTACTGCGGAATATTCGAGCCGTCTTGCGCAACCTTCCTTACGTTCGCGGGCTACATGCTGGGTTCCATACGCGTCTCCGCGCTGTCGAGGCTTCCCATGCAATACGTCTTCACGCACGACTCAATCGGCGTGGGAATGGACGGTCCCACCCACCAGCCCGTCGAAATGGTCTCAATCCTGCGCTGCATACCGCGCCTCGACGTAATCCGCCCCGCGGATTCGGAGGAATGCGCGGCGGCGTGGGCTGCGGCGATTTCGCGCAACGACGGCCCGACCGCCCTCATACTTTCGCGCCAAAACCTTCCCCTGCAAACTTCGATATCCGCCCAGACAAAACGCCTCGGCACGCTCAAAGGCGCGTATGTGGCAAAAAAGGAAAATGGCGATTTGAAGAAAATCATAATCGCCACAGGCTCTGAACTGCAATGGGCAATGAAAGCCGGCGAAGCGGAGAACGGCACAAGAGTGGTCTCTATGCCCTCGATGGAAATCTTCGAACGCCAGAGCGATGCGTATAAAAACGAAGTTCTGCCCGCGTCCTGCAAAAACAGAATCGCGATAGAGGCGGGAATTTCGCAGCCGTGGTACAAGTAC
- a CDS encoding polysaccharide biosynthesis/export family protein, producing the protein MINFIKFRLLLAGAILAALSCFANGAENSQGESQYKLRPLDVLTIKVFQEPDLDTVYKISQNGMIVLPLVNAVKVAGLTVQEAQKLIKQLYEKDFLVNADVSIFISEYSPKCVYVVGQVNRPGTVVFPPEEAMTLSKAIAYSNGLTRLANQRSVIVKRLLPSGELKVFDIDFRAILNNEKVRDFPVLEGDTIEVPEAMF; encoded by the coding sequence ATGATTAATTTTATAAAATTTAGGCTTTTGCTTGCGGGGGCAATCCTTGCGGCATTGTCGTGCTTTGCAAACGGGGCGGAGAATTCGCAGGGAGAATCGCAGTACAAACTGCGTCCGCTCGACGTTCTGACTATCAAGGTCTTTCAGGAGCCCGATTTGGATACAGTGTATAAAATCAGCCAAAACGGCATGATTGTTCTGCCGCTTGTAAACGCGGTAAAAGTCGCGGGGCTCACCGTTCAGGAGGCTCAAAAACTCATAAAGCAGCTTTACGAGAAAGACTTTTTGGTCAATGCCGACGTCTCCATTTTCATTTCGGAATATTCGCCGAAGTGCGTGTATGTGGTTGGGCAGGTCAACCGTCCCGGAACTGTCGTGTTCCCGCCCGAGGAGGCTATGACGCTCTCGAAGGCAATCGCGTACTCGAACGGCTTGACGAGGCTCGCCAACCAGCGTTCGGTAATCGTAAAACGCCTGCTTCCCAGCGGCGAACTCAAAGTTTTCGACATCGACTTCCGCGCAATACTCAACAACGAAAAAGTGCGCGACTTCCCCGTGCTTGAAGGCGACACAATCGAAGTGCCCGAAGCCATGTTCTAA
- a CDS encoding polysaccharide biosynthesis tyrosine autokinase, with protein sequence MEDNEQNPKASANPNAPQTKTVKKKKVVVGYGYGNGGYGGYGGYGGYGNGGYGGYGGYGNAGYGGYGAGGYGGYGNTPVAGGGAVMPNRTLRDYLMILRERIWYIIVTFFVIFAGILLYTFRMTPMYTSVATVQILRDSDVPIDGPGGVQRSHNDIVSNVEDFNTQVKLMESFEVISAVQSRLKEDDMKKLMAPYNDMITFGPKRTEAEILQEYRSITPERLSLVVRVAFRHPDPAIAMRIANLFATEYISYTHQVRVQKLMNSIDELRTKVSQQEAKVKELDKKLVEYRKINGAVSLDQIDDVDRTELREINTILTSDKRIFDAMSTQWNLVQEYKREGKDLCTLPFIADIPSVSRLVLDKSTQQVAVATLEKRYKEKHPRMIEARKTLDQIEKELNAAVDSACAKIQASYENAKQNYEQSQKRLSVKKEEILQLGQKAIIYKSIERERQVAEGMHQSLISSLNVRMAQVSLINERASIIDRAGMSPRPSSPNYVLNILAGFFAGIVGGVGMAFLVAFMDDRAKSAYDVESVIGLPLLGVIPRIKRLNSSEKAQVAASNADRATTEAFRSLYSTLKVNPLGKNAKVVLFTSTTPSEGKSFVVSNLAFTCALNGEKVIVIDADLRLPALAKIMEIKPTEGIVGCIEEGKPLESAIIRDYFPNLDVLVCEKRAKNPTQMLNSPEFISLIESLRDKYDRIFVDSPPIGAVSDAISLLPSMDGIIYVIKFNATKRKIIRNFVRKMMESNVPIIGAVMNMVSSGVSSSYSLNYYDKSYQSYYTTPPPDESSDETENS encoded by the coding sequence ATGGAAGACAACGAACAGAATCCGAAGGCGTCGGCAAACCCGAACGCCCCGCAGACAAAAACCGTCAAAAAGAAGAAAGTAGTGGTCGGCTACGGCTACGGAAACGGCGGTTATGGCGGTTATGGCGGCTACGGCGGCTATGGCAACGGAGGATACGGCGGCTATGGCGGCTACGGAAATGCGGGCTACGGCGGATACGGCGCGGGCGGCTACGGCGGCTACGGGAACACTCCCGTGGCGGGCGGAGGCGCGGTAATGCCCAACCGCACTTTGCGCGACTATTTGATGATTTTGCGCGAGCGCATTTGGTACATCATCGTGACGTTCTTCGTCATTTTTGCGGGCATTCTCCTTTATACGTTCAGAATGACCCCCATGTACACGTCGGTCGCGACGGTTCAAATCCTCAGAGACTCCGACGTTCCGATTGACGGCCCCGGCGGCGTGCAGCGAAGCCACAACGACATTGTTTCGAACGTCGAAGACTTCAACACTCAGGTCAAGCTCATGGAGAGTTTCGAGGTTATCTCGGCGGTGCAGTCGCGCCTCAAAGAGGACGACATGAAAAAGCTCATGGCACCCTACAACGACATGATTACTTTCGGGCCGAAGCGCACGGAGGCGGAAATCCTCCAAGAATACAGGTCGATTACGCCCGAAAGGCTCTCGCTTGTAGTGAGGGTCGCGTTCCGCCACCCCGACCCCGCAATCGCGATGCGCATTGCAAATCTGTTCGCCACTGAGTACATTTCATACACGCACCAAGTGAGGGTTCAGAAGCTGATGAACTCAATCGACGAATTGCGCACAAAGGTTTCCCAGCAGGAGGCGAAGGTAAAGGAGCTTGACAAAAAGCTTGTGGAATACCGCAAAATCAACGGGGCGGTTTCGCTCGACCAAATCGACGACGTCGACAGAACCGAACTCCGCGAAATCAACACGATTCTCACGAGCGACAAGCGCATTTTCGACGCAATGTCGACACAGTGGAACCTTGTGCAGGAATACAAGCGCGAGGGCAAAGACCTTTGCACGCTTCCGTTTATCGCCGACATTCCGTCGGTCTCGAGGCTCGTTTTGGACAAGTCCACGCAGCAGGTTGCCGTGGCGACGCTCGAAAAACGCTACAAGGAAAAACACCCCCGCATGATTGAGGCGCGCAAAACGCTCGACCAAATCGAAAAGGAACTCAATGCGGCGGTCGATTCGGCGTGCGCGAAAATTCAGGCGTCCTACGAAAACGCCAAACAGAATTACGAGCAGTCGCAAAAACGCCTGAGCGTGAAAAAGGAGGAAATCCTCCAACTCGGTCAAAAGGCTATTATATATAAGTCTATCGAGCGCGAGCGTCAGGTCGCGGAGGGCATGCACCAGTCGCTGATTTCGTCGCTCAACGTCCGCATGGCGCAGGTCAGCCTCATCAACGAACGCGCAAGCATTATCGACAGGGCGGGAATGTCGCCGCGCCCGTCAAGCCCCAACTATGTTCTCAACATTCTGGCGGGCTTCTTCGCGGGTATCGTAGGAGGCGTGGGCATGGCGTTCCTCGTTGCGTTCATGGACGACCGCGCAAAGAGCGCGTACGACGTCGAATCGGTCATCGGGCTGCCGCTCTTGGGCGTCATTCCCAGAATCAAACGCCTCAATTCTTCCGAAAAGGCGCAGGTTGCGGCGTCGAACGCCGACCGCGCGACGACGGAAGCGTTCCGCTCGCTCTATTCGACTCTCAAAGTAAATCCGCTCGGCAAAAACGCAAAAGTGGTGCTCTTTACGAGTACGACGCCCTCGGAGGGCAAGTCTTTCGTGGTTTCCAACCTCGCGTTCACATGCGCGCTCAACGGCGAAAAAGTCATCGTCATCGACGCCGACCTGCGCCTGCCCGCGCTCGCGAAAATCATGGAAATCAAGCCGACCGAAGGCATAGTCGGCTGCATAGAGGAGGGCAAGCCCCTCGAAAGCGCGATTATCCGCGACTACTTCCCGAACCTCGACGTTCTCGTCTGCGAAAAGCGCGCGAAAAATCCGACGCAAATGCTCAATTCGCCCGAATTCATTTCGCTAATCGAATCGTTGCGCGACAAGTACGACAGAATCTTCGTGGACTCGCCGCCGATAGGCGCGGTAAGCGACGCAATCTCGCTCCTGCCAAGCATGGACGGCATTATCTACGTCATCAAATTCAACGCCACAAAGCGCAAGATTATCCGCAATTTCGTCCGCAAAATGATGGAGTCGAACGTGCCGATTATCGGCGCTGTGATGAACATGGTTTCGTCGGGCGTGTCGTCGTCGTATAGCCTGAACTACTACGACAAGAGCTACCAGAGCTACTACACGACTCCGCCGCCGGACGAATCCTCCGATGAAACGGAAAACTCGTAG
- a CDS encoding glycosyl hydrolase, whose protein sequence is MKSYLLCVVGAACVAAESFVFADAPAKPAEFNPYGVCAHLSRWEFPFADDEMKLMKDAGIGGFRTDFDWGAIEKKDGTLDFSVWDALVEKSQKHGVEVLPIASGYVPERVRPFPRHPDEFAEFYAKAAARYEGKMKYWEVVNEPDHISFWGGLMPNPREYSVLLKKTYTAIKKQAPTTTVLYGGVSGVPFEYIETTLKEGCGGYFDIMNVHPYNWGGVQEGVLIPKIEKLRALMKKYGVGEKPIWITEFGYFSSDINPCLRSYINRAVEKLGVKVSETTICHIGDEKYNFYSDAFRGCVSRIFPNAKKYKRITFDKLKKLSPQKYPVLYIGGNEHFPYAYIEDLYNYVKEGGIAVHTGGLPFYYDARIDKNGNLMRCGGDRNTMKIFRLASKTWSDADMQFVKPLLGNKRPYRQAILHKESGKGFEDIKPNGFYHGRLYLSDEAVAPEDSFEPFLYAKFGDKKIPVGATLKYGGDMKGAFVAIFSDGGENATEEIQAKMLPREYLLARAAGVERVYKYSFRSNENNYMRESHFGIIHRNLDPKPAYVAYKTLTEMLGNAVPAYRQEGTLNVATWKKSDGTPVCAVWTRMYPRKMKFKFDGAPTSARNYLGKPVKFKASDGTVSLNAGGGVVYIEGIENPVFVK, encoded by the coding sequence ATGAAAAGCTATCTGTTGTGTGTTGTGGGGGCGGCATGCGTTGCCGCCGAAAGTTTTGTTTTTGCGGACGCGCCCGCAAAGCCTGCGGAGTTTAATCCCTACGGCGTCTGCGCGCATTTGTCGCGCTGGGAATTTCCGTTCGCCGACGACGAAATGAAGCTCATGAAAGACGCGGGCATCGGCGGCTTCCGCACCGACTTCGACTGGGGCGCAATCGAAAAAAAGGACGGAACGCTCGACTTTTCCGTGTGGGACGCCCTTGTCGAAAAATCGCAAAAGCACGGCGTCGAAGTTCTGCCAATCGCGTCGGGATACGTACCCGAACGCGTCCGACCCTTCCCGCGCCACCCCGACGAATTCGCCGAATTTTACGCAAAGGCGGCGGCCCGCTACGAAGGCAAAATGAAATATTGGGAGGTCGTCAACGAGCCTGACCATATCAGTTTCTGGGGCGGGCTAATGCCAAATCCCCGCGAATATTCCGTTTTGTTAAAAAAGACATACACGGCAATAAAAAAGCAGGCTCCGACAACAACCGTTCTCTACGGCGGTGTTTCGGGAGTGCCGTTTGAATATATCGAAACAACGCTAAAAGAGGGTTGCGGCGGCTATTTCGACATCATGAATGTCCACCCATACAACTGGGGCGGCGTGCAGGAGGGCGTGTTGATTCCAAAAATCGAAAAGCTGCGCGCGTTGATGAAAAAATACGGCGTCGGAGAAAAACCGATTTGGATTACCGAATTCGGCTACTTCTCGTCCGACATCAATCCGTGCCTTAGGTCGTACATCAACCGCGCCGTCGAAAAACTCGGCGTGAAAGTCTCGGAAACCACAATCTGCCACATCGGCGACGAAAAATACAACTTCTATTCCGACGCTTTCAGGGGCTGCGTCTCGCGGATATTTCCGAATGCAAAAAAATACAAACGGATAACTTTTGACAAACTTAAAAAGCTCTCCCCGCAGAAATATCCAGTGCTCTACATCGGCGGAAACGAGCACTTCCCCTACGCGTATATCGAAGACCTCTACAACTATGTGAAAGAGGGCGGTATCGCCGTCCACACTGGCGGGCTTCCGTTCTACTACGACGCGAGAATCGACAAAAACGGAAACCTCATGCGCTGCGGCGGCGACAGGAATACCATGAAAATTTTTCGCCTCGCCAGCAAAACGTGGAGCGATGCCGACATGCAGTTCGTCAAGCCCTTGCTCGGCAACAAACGCCCGTATCGGCAGGCGATTCTCCACAAAGAGTCGGGCAAGGGCTTCGAGGACATCAAACCCAACGGCTTTTACCACGGCAGGCTGTATCTGTCGGACGAAGCGGTCGCACCCGAAGACAGCTTCGAGCCGTTCCTCTACGCGAAATTCGGCGACAAAAAAATTCCCGTCGGCGCAACGCTCAAATACGGCGGCGACATGAAGGGCGCGTTTGTGGCGATTTTTTCCGACGGCGGCGAAAACGCCACCGAAGAGATTCAAGCAAAAATGCTCCCGCGCGAATATCTGCTCGCGCGCGCAGCGGGCGTCGAGCGCGTCTATAAATATAGCTTCCGAAGCAACGAAAATAATTACATGCGCGAGTCGCACTTCGGCATAATCCACAGAAACCTCGACCCCAAGCCCGCATACGTCGCCTACAAAACGCTGACCGAAATGCTCGGAAACGCCGTTCCCGCCTATCGCCAAGAGGGAACCCTGAACGTCGCAACGTGGAAAAAATCGGACGGCACGCCCGTCTGCGCCGTGTGGACGCGCATGTATCCGCGAAAGATGAAATTTAAGTTCGACGGCGCGCCGACCTCCGCGCGCAACTACCTCGGAAAGCCTGTAAAATTCAAGGCTTCCGACGGAACCGTCAGCCTCAACGCGGGCGGCGGAGTCGTGTATATCGAGGGCATAGAAAACCCCGTGTTTGTTAAATAA
- a CDS encoding alpha-L-fucosidase: MRKIPFWWRVSKTNIVAAILAICLSANLTVHAQKYQPTQENLESRKEFQDDKFGIFLHWGLYSMLASGEWTMAQKNLNYKEYAKLAEGFYPSKFDAAKWVSAIKASGAKYICFTSRHHDGFSMFNTKYSDYNIVDATPFKRDILKELADECHKQGIRLHIYYSHIDWYREDAVWGKTGRGTGRPNPQGDWKSYYKFMNNQLTEILTNYGKIGAIWFDGLWDQNNNPNFDWQLPEQYELIHRLQPACLIGNNHHKVPFEGEDFQMFERDLPGENKAGLSGQDVSHLPLETCETMNGMWGYKIADKNYKSTKTLIHYLVNAAGKNANLLMNIGPQPNGELPAVALDRLAEMGKWMKVYGETIYGTRGGIVAPHDWGVTTQKGNRLFVHILNLKDKSLFLPIGEREVKKAFDFASKKAVKVQKVDGGIVISFDAVPNDIDKVVEIVL, encoded by the coding sequence ATGAGAAAAATTCCTTTTTGGTGGAGGGTAAGCAAGACGAATATAGTCGCAGCAATTCTTGCAATTTGTTTGTCGGCTAATTTAACAGTCCACGCGCAAAAGTATCAACCGACGCAGGAGAATTTGGAATCTCGCAAAGAGTTTCAAGACGATAAGTTCGGCATTTTTCTTCACTGGGGTTTGTATAGCATGCTTGCCTCAGGAGAATGGACGATGGCTCAGAAGAACTTGAATTACAAGGAATATGCCAAGTTGGCGGAGGGTTTTTATCCGTCCAAGTTTGATGCCGCAAAGTGGGTGTCTGCCATCAAGGCGTCGGGTGCAAAGTACATCTGCTTCACCTCCCGCCATCACGACGGCTTTTCGATGTTCAATACAAAGTATTCCGATTACAACATCGTTGACGCAACTCCGTTCAAGCGCGATATTTTGAAAGAGCTTGCCGACGAATGCCACAAGCAGGGAATCCGCTTGCATATCTATTATTCGCATATCGACTGGTATCGCGAGGACGCTGTATGGGGTAAAACTGGCAGAGGCACGGGGCGTCCCAATCCGCAGGGAGATTGGAAGAGCTATTACAAGTTCATGAACAACCAGCTTACCGAAATCTTGACAAACTATGGCAAGATAGGCGCAATATGGTTCGATGGTCTGTGGGATCAAAACAACAACCCAAATTTCGACTGGCAACTGCCCGAGCAATACGAATTGATACACCGCTTGCAGCCCGCCTGCCTCATCGGCAATAACCACCACAAAGTGCCTTTCGAGGGAGAAGACTTTCAGATGTTTGAGCGCGACCTCCCCGGCGAAAACAAGGCGGGGCTCTCGGGGCAAGATGTCAGCCATCTGCCGCTCGAAACATGCGAGACGATGAACGGCATGTGGGGGTATAAAATCGCCGACAAGAATTATAAATCAACAAAGACCTTGATTCATTATCTCGTGAATGCGGCAGGCAAGAACGCCAACTTGCTCATGAATATCGGACCCCAGCCCAATGGCGAGCTTCCCGCTGTCGCATTGGATAGATTGGCGGAAATGGGAAAATGGATGAAGGTTTACGGCGAGACGATTTACGGCACGCGCGGCGGAATCGTAGCTCCCCACGATTGGGGGGTAACGACCCAAAAGGGCAACCGCCTTTTCGTGCATATCCTCAACCTGAAAGATAAATCGCTCTTCCTCCCCATCGGCGAGCGCGAGGTTAAGAAAGCTTTCGACTTCGCAAGCAAGAAAGCCGTGAAGGTGCAGAAAGTCGACGGCGGCATTGTCATTTCTTTTGACGCCGTGCCGAATGACATTGATAAGGTCGTGGAAATCGTCTTGTAG
- a CDS encoding tyrosine-type recombinase/integrase, whose translation MTNEIISATTLLEGRGISILDAARLICNALDAFPKGSTLTPVQFCSKIIEAGKRQLHIVEMSVSEGFAVYLESKRHLRKDSFNDIRYLGKRLLKAKPELGKRNFSELSVAECEEWINSAFSTPSQHNKARAMFHGLFEFAIRREWCERNPIKRIERKKVIEKEIQPLKLHEVKRLIKTAQKESPSCGVAAALLVYAGIRPREVVRLTWRDIDTEEQTITVRSLCSKTGGVRQVEISPALNRILSPNRVEPIERKVCPPNWRRRWRRIRDTSGFRGRWIQDILRHTYASFHAKRFSDLPRLQLNMGHRDQSLLRSRYVNMRGVSRPEARGFFN comes from the coding sequence ATGACAAACGAAATCATTTCAGCTACAACGCTCCTTGAAGGGAGAGGAATTTCAATTTTAGACGCCGCAAGGTTAATTTGCAACGCCCTCGACGCTTTTCCGAAAGGCTCTACTCTTACGCCTGTTCAATTCTGCTCGAAAATTATCGAAGCGGGCAAGCGACAACTTCACATTGTCGAGATGTCCGTTTCGGAGGGCTTTGCCGTTTATTTGGAATCCAAGCGGCACTTGCGCAAGGATTCGTTCAACGACATTCGCTACTTGGGCAAACGCCTTTTGAAAGCCAAGCCCGAACTCGGCAAGCGCAATTTTTCCGAGCTTTCCGTTGCGGAATGCGAAGAGTGGATAAATTCCGCATTTTCAACACCGTCGCAGCACAACAAGGCGCGGGCGATGTTTCACGGGCTTTTCGAGTTCGCAATCCGCCGCGAATGGTGCGAGCGCAACCCGATAAAGCGAATCGAGCGCAAAAAGGTCATCGAGAAAGAGATTCAGCCGCTTAAACTTCATGAAGTAAAACGTCTTATCAAGACCGCGCAAAAGGAAAGCCCGAGTTGCGGGGTCGCCGCCGCGCTCTTGGTTTATGCGGGAATCCGACCTCGCGAGGTAGTGCGGCTCACTTGGCGCGACATCGACACCGAAGAGCAGACAATCACCGTGCGCTCGCTATGCTCGAAGACTGGCGGCGTGCGGCAGGTGGAAATTTCGCCCGCGCTCAACCGCATTCTCTCCCCCAACAGGGTAGAGCCGATAGAGAGGAAAGTCTGCCCGCCCAACTGGCGGCGTCGCTGGCGCAGAATCCGCGACACTTCGGGCTTTCGCGGCCGTTGGATTCAGGACATTCTCCGCCACACCTACGCAAGCTTCCACGCAAAACGCTTTTCCGACCTGCCCCGCCTGCAACTAAACATGGGACACCGCGACCAGTCGCTCCTCCGCTCGCGCTACGTCAACATGCGCGGCGTCTCCCGCCCCGAAGCGCGCGGATTTTTCAACTAA
- a CDS encoding PH domain-containing protein: MRRDTENVFYSKVDAWLVWLFGGAFALAACAAFFLLWDGDYCAFAAFALFDIFVFSIVFYGIWNCRYVFGEACLEICGFWRMRIQYSDIRNFRDTFDIMSAPALSLDRIEIGYVGKSGKRLSVCVSPRDKRRFAEMLAARMRGE; the protein is encoded by the coding sequence GTGCGGCGGGATACCGAAAACGTTTTTTATTCGAAAGTGGACGCTTGGCTTGTGTGGCTGTTTGGCGGAGCGTTTGCGCTTGCCGCGTGCGCGGCGTTTTTCCTGCTTTGGGACGGCGACTACTGCGCGTTTGCGGCGTTCGCATTGTTTGATATTTTTGTATTCTCAATCGTATTTTATGGCATATGGAATTGCCGCTACGTTTTCGGCGAAGCCTGTCTTGAAATCTGCGGATTTTGGCGCATGAGGATTCAGTATTCCGACATAAGAAATTTCCGCGACACTTTCGATATAATGTCCGCGCCAGCATTATCGCTCGACCGAATTGAAATAGGCTACGTCGGCAAGTCTGGAAAGCGGCTGAGCGTGTGCGTGTCGCCGCGCGACAAACGGCGTTTTGCGGAAATGCTTGCGGCGCGAATGCGCGGAGAATAG